A genomic segment from Saprospiraceae bacterium encodes:
- a CDS encoding histidine kinase dimerization/phosphoacceptor domain -containing protein yields the protein MKKGTSYSILLLLFLGQLSFAQENDFYGLSPDSALVWLSDHHVENPPDFHERALYTLAQVYQLQNDQLKGEAHLQLMRWHAYHVPFTMDSIFYHGEKAISLFKLTGDQANLAFTSSKLVVSYEALNDLKRAEELAFDAISIYEELGDSKGVGQSYRRLAGIYGSQKAPELSLKYALKALALTENTDDHYNTALAWLVLIESYQEMGELEKAVQAGENCIAVVNKFVPEEVFILARAYARRAKVWTILKNHQQAIADASESYAIVERQIGAARPSTKSFREGIGDAYYVQGDFQAAVPHFTAAIDGYVQLGQNHSPAMQELYKKTADCFYQLGDLQEAYLNQQLAHNVFDTLMQEKIANLESEALFKYESGKKDQAIAEQATVIEQNSRIQWLGIGLIGLLLLFLSTLYYYFNRNKKITLALSVKNRENELLLKEIHHRVKNNLQTISSLLSLQSESISDKSALDAVQESKNRVASMALIHQKLYQGENLAAIEMRDYFETIGKAIIDSFGERAKNVSLEVDMSKIELDVDTAVPVGLITNELITNSIKHAFPDQQKGQILITLTQDENDLLQLQIADNGQNMTNGSVLKKDSGFGTLLVQLLTTQLGGKLEKSTEAGTSIMIRFPRQEKAAA from the coding sequence GTGAAAAAAGGGACCAGTTATTCTATATTATTACTACTCTTTCTTGGACAACTATCTTTTGCTCAGGAAAATGACTTCTACGGGCTATCTCCTGATTCCGCATTGGTATGGTTATCCGATCATCATGTAGAAAATCCGCCTGACTTCCACGAACGGGCCTTGTATACTTTAGCGCAAGTCTATCAACTCCAGAACGATCAACTCAAGGGAGAAGCTCATCTTCAATTGATGCGCTGGCATGCCTATCATGTACCATTCACCATGGACTCCATATTCTATCACGGTGAAAAAGCAATTTCACTGTTTAAGCTGACCGGAGATCAAGCCAACTTAGCCTTTACCTCTTCCAAGTTAGTGGTGAGTTATGAAGCTTTAAATGATTTAAAACGAGCAGAAGAACTTGCCTTTGACGCGATCAGTATCTATGAAGAGTTGGGAGACTCAAAGGGCGTGGGACAATCTTATCGCAGATTAGCAGGCATTTACGGCTCCCAGAAAGCACCTGAATTATCACTGAAATATGCTTTAAAAGCCCTGGCCCTTACCGAAAATACGGATGATCATTACAATACAGCTCTGGCCTGGCTGGTGCTCATTGAATCTTACCAGGAAATGGGGGAATTGGAGAAAGCTGTTCAGGCCGGTGAGAATTGCATAGCTGTCGTGAATAAGTTTGTTCCCGAAGAAGTATTCATTCTGGCCAGAGCCTATGCACGCCGCGCCAAAGTCTGGACGATCTTAAAAAATCATCAGCAAGCGATTGCGGACGCTTCGGAATCTTATGCCATCGTGGAGCGGCAGATCGGAGCAGCCCGACCATCCACCAAAAGCTTTCGCGAAGGTATCGGTGATGCTTATTACGTCCAGGGCGATTTCCAGGCGGCCGTTCCTCATTTCACAGCTGCTATTGATGGCTATGTGCAGCTTGGGCAAAACCATTCTCCTGCCATGCAGGAATTGTATAAGAAGACAGCAGATTGCTTTTATCAGCTTGGTGACCTGCAAGAGGCATACCTGAACCAACAACTGGCACACAACGTTTTTGACACATTGATGCAGGAAAAAATTGCTAACCTGGAATCGGAAGCCCTTTTTAAATACGAGTCCGGTAAAAAAGACCAGGCTATTGCCGAACAGGCAACTGTTATTGAGCAGAATAGTAGAATCCAATGGTTGGGGATCGGATTGATTGGTTTATTACTGCTTTTCCTGAGTACCCTATATTATTATTTCAACCGCAATAAGAAAATTACCTTGGCTTTATCCGTTAAGAATCGGGAAAATGAATTACTGCTTAAAGAAATCCATCACCGGGTAAAAAACAACCTGCAAACTATTTCCAGTCTGCTCAGTCTGCAATCAGAAAGCATCAGTGACAAAAGCGCACTGGATGCCGTGCAGGAGAGCAAAAACCGGGTGGCCTCCATGGCACTGATCCACCAAAAATTGTATCAGGGGGAAAACCTCGCCGCCATCGAAATGCGTGACTATTTTGAAACCATTGGAAAAGCCATCATCGATAGTTTTGGAGAAAGGGCGAAAAACGTTTCCCTGGAAGTAGATATGTCAAAGATAGAATTGGATGTGGACACGGCGGTCCCCGTTGGCCTCATCACCAATGAACTGATCACGAATTCTATAAAACATGCGTTTCCTGATCAACAAAAAGGCCAGATCTTAATTACCTTGACCCAGGATGAAAATGATTTGCTGCAATTGCAAATTGCAGACAATGGCCAAAACATGACCAACGGATCAGTCCTTAAAAAGGACAGCGGCTTTGGTACTTTGCTGGTTCAATTACTGACTACGCAACTGGGAGGGAAATTAGAAAAATCGACGGAAGCAGGAACCTCCATCATGATCCGGTTCCCCCGGCAGGAGAAGGCAGCCGCTTAA
- a CDS encoding response regulator has protein sequence MEKTTAAKILMVEDDMIIAADISMQLTKLGYEVIGINTRGEDAINTIEHNRPDLILMDIVLSGKMNGIEAARIILEKFQVPLIFLTSNSDDATFQQALTARPYAFISKPFQKSDLERTIKLALQRIAVEQESEPVKERTDHVSAMEDRLFIRHKNQMVKVLLSEILYAEADRNYCKVHTEEQSYLLSVPLRNIEAQLPADHFFRVHRAFVVNLTKIDAISEYHEYLAIRSHQVPISRRSKEEVIKRLKMI, from the coding sequence ATGGAAAAGACTACCGCCGCGAAAATTCTCATGGTAGAGGATGATATGATCATTGCCGCCGATATTTCTATGCAACTAACCAAACTCGGGTATGAAGTCATTGGAATAAATACCCGCGGGGAAGACGCCATCAACACCATTGAACACAATCGGCCGGACCTGATCCTGATGGATATCGTATTATCCGGAAAAATGAATGGGATAGAGGCCGCCCGGATCATTTTGGAAAAATTTCAGGTTCCGCTGATTTTTCTAACCTCCAACTCGGATGACGCCACCTTTCAGCAAGCCCTTACCGCCAGGCCCTACGCTTTCATTTCGAAGCCTTTTCAGAAGTCCGACCTGGAACGCACTATCAAGCTGGCCCTGCAGCGGATCGCCGTGGAGCAGGAATCAGAACCCGTCAAAGAACGCACGGACCATGTATCTGCCATGGAGGACCGGCTATTTATCCGGCACAAAAATCAAATGGTCAAGGTGTTACTTTCGGAAATTTTGTACGCTGAAGCCGACCGGAATTATTGTAAGGTCCATACCGAAGAACAATCTTATCTGCTGTCCGTCCCACTCCGGAATATTGAAGCACAATTACCCGCCGATCATTTCTTCCGGGTCCATCGTGCCTTCGTGGTCAACCTCACCAAGATTGACGCCATCAGTGAATATCACGAATACCTGGCCATCCGATCCCATCAGGTCCCGATCTCCCGGAGATCGAAAGAGGAAGTGATCAAACGCTTGAAAATGATTTAA
- a CDS encoding response regulator: MQRQPPPKILILESQMIIAADISLQFSKLGYDVIGINTRAEDALKTIATSRPDMVLINLEWQADAAGLGTARIILETFRIPVIFLSAGTDRELFKGIIAARPYAFIAKPFEKKDLQRGVETALKRMAAEGL, from the coding sequence ATGCAAAGGCAGCCGCCGCCCAAAATACTGATCCTGGAAAGTCAAATGATCATTGCCGCGGATATATCGCTACAATTTTCAAAACTGGGCTATGACGTGATCGGGATCAATACCCGCGCGGAAGATGCCCTGAAAACCATTGCAACCAGTCGTCCGGATATGGTTTTAATCAACCTCGAATGGCAGGCAGATGCAGCGGGGCTAGGGACCGCCCGGATCATTTTGGAAACCTTCCGGATCCCGGTCATTTTCCTGAGTGCCGGCACGGACAGGGAGCTGTTTAAAGGCATTATTGCCGCACGGCCTTATGCTTTTATCGCTAAACCATTTGAAAAAAAGGACTTGCAGAGAGGGGTGGAAACTGCGCTCAAGCGCATGGCCGCGGAAGGGCTATAG
- a CDS encoding T9SS type A sorting domain-containing protein: MKKHLITTTMFTDSFYQWSNLSSKGANFKIAAILCSFFILIIPDINGQNLISNPGAESDPTSNGWTIVSEGTNCFDNGNWRINGGLNGFPVAQSGDYIFYPGCGGARNGTQYEVYQDVDVSFFAATIDAGNQTFNFSGYSQVFEQETNDGAQIIVEYRNPGGTVLDYYDTGENNLGSVWTLYTDTRTAPVGTRAVRVRLIAYSRAGTSIDGYFDVLSLCTDGDGLCNEVDDDYDNDGINDLGDNCPLIANADQLDSDTDGAGDACDASFSVCIAITSLETAVEALPTTSDGTKAFLLNKLNIARDKFATGNNNAATGNLGAFINKVNAKSPDEISQEDADALIAAANAIINGINSGQNDCDGSVQSLISPGNSGNLAYDVVKPLSLEVYPNPARDRVNIRFAAIDAKTQVVIYNLHGKQVWMQETEPYQEVLDVDLSASQFETGFYTIRVSNEHGTEAIRIVINK; the protein is encoded by the coding sequence ATGAAAAAGCATTTAATTACTACAACAATGTTTACTGACTCCTTCTATCAATGGAGCAATTTATCTTCAAAAGGGGCCAATTTTAAAATTGCAGCTATCCTTTGCAGTTTTTTTATCCTAATTATTCCAGACATTAATGGTCAGAACCTCATATCCAACCCTGGTGCTGAGTCTGATCCCACAAGTAATGGATGGACTATTGTTTCAGAAGGAACAAATTGTTTTGATAACGGTAATTGGAGGATTAATGGTGGCCTTAATGGGTTTCCGGTGGCTCAATCAGGTGATTATATTTTCTATCCTGGCTGTGGTGGTGCCAGGAATGGGACGCAATATGAAGTTTATCAGGATGTTGATGTTTCCTTTTTTGCGGCAACAATTGATGCAGGAAATCAAACTTTCAATTTTTCTGGTTACTCACAAGTCTTTGAACAAGAAACAAATGACGGTGCCCAGATAATTGTAGAATACAGAAATCCTGGCGGAACTGTTTTGGATTACTATGATACCGGCGAAAATAACTTAGGCAGTGTATGGACCCTTTATACTGATACAAGAACAGCCCCAGTCGGTACAAGAGCCGTAAGAGTCAGATTAATTGCTTACTCAAGAGCCGGTACTTCCATCGACGGATACTTTGATGTTTTATCCCTCTGTACTGACGGCGACGGTTTATGTAATGAGGTAGACGATGACTACGACAACGACGGCATAAATGACTTAGGCGATAACTGCCCGCTCATTGCCAATGCCGATCAGTTAGATAGTGATACAGACGGGGCTGGAGACGCCTGTGATGCATCGTTTAGCGTTTGTATCGCCATTACATCGCTCGAAACTGCAGTGGAAGCACTGCCCACCACTTCTGATGGCACTAAAGCCTTCCTGCTAAACAAACTGAATATTGCCAGAGATAAATTCGCCACTGGCAATAACAATGCAGCCACTGGTAACCTGGGAGCCTTCATCAACAAAGTGAATGCTAAATCACCGGATGAAATTTCTCAGGAAGATGCCGATGCGCTTATTGCCGCTGCCAATGCGATTATCAACGGTATCAACAGTGGTCAAAATGACTGTGATGGTAGTGTTCAAAGCCTTATTAGCCCCGGCAACAGTGGCAACCTTGCATATGATGTAGTTAAACCCCTCAGTTTGGAAGTCTACCCAAACCCAGCCAGAGATAGGGTAAATATTCGCTTTGCTGCTATAGACGCCAAAACGCAGGTGGTTATTTACAACCTCCATGGGAAGCAAGTCTGGATGCAGGAAACCGAACCCTACCAGGAGGTATTGGATGTGGACTTGTCAGCAAGTCAATTCGAAACAGGTTTCTATACCATCCGTGTTTCGAATGAGCATGGAACGGAGGCGATAAGAATAGTTATTAATAAATAA
- a CDS encoding choice-of-anchor Q domain-containing protein, translated as MKKVTNVFQKFLLTCCLILAISQVAQATIKYVKPTSSGTGDGSSWANASDDLQAMINAAGSGDEVWVATGTYLPTRDISGNSSPAEPRNKTFFIDKDIEIYGGFPNTGDPGMADRDWKTYHTILSGDLNGDDVPGLSGSNLVSDPSRGDNAYSVVFTRNVSSDFVLDGFYIKDGNASISSTGDYKSPARSGGGWYNEGSPTIKNCFFQSNSCRASGGTIFNNANNGGIANPSYSDCSFLNSYSNNTGGTVFNNGTSGGSTSPTFTNCSFANTSSPNWGGTVVNYAIGGVSNPSFVNCSFANSNSGVYGGTLYNGSDSGGTCNPSYTNCTFTNSHAGDRGGVAFNRRSTGTNPSTCNPIYTNCIFWGSTAANTGTIFYNLNANVTVNNSLVEDVDCTTFSTNSNGGITCNGNMLFNQDPLFVDAANGDLHLQPCSPAIDAGTATNVQDDLDGNPRPFPGTAVDMGAYEYQSILSPTITCPANVTADVDAGICCATLSIAAPTGEDNCSTLTFSNDYNRTNDASDVYFPGETIVTWTATNGLGNTFTCQHSVTVEDNEPPVLGYTDEVCYTEYEVCLDEQAAYTAQQMAELEIFIANCNGDPACLQEAAGEALKIDENARKLVYNCLIILNGCEVIPAVNNQLPDIVVEAPAGSCEIELNPGPVVMENCATFTLTNDFNSNGTGEGTYPVGTTVVTWTAVDQYGNTSTVSRSITVIGEGDADCDGVSDGCDICPGGDDSVDANGDGIPDCSQLLDYEDYSPDWKCGNNKLFICHVDEFGNRRTLCVNKNALLGHLSHGDWAGPCQNCDGQNLVAPNKDGIGTIAAHAELNIFPNPANGEVRVIFERHAPVATLRITDVLGRVVYEKELGEGVDRMTIDLNNSQFENGLYLVSLLENGETNTKQLVVLQ; from the coding sequence ATGAAAAAGGTAACTAATGTTTTTCAGAAATTCCTCCTCACCTGCTGCCTCATTTTGGCCATCAGCCAAGTGGCACAGGCAACCATCAAATATGTCAAACCAACTTCATCCGGCACAGGCGACGGCTCTTCGTGGGCAAATGCTTCCGACGACCTGCAAGCCATGATAAACGCCGCTGGCAGCGGGGACGAAGTATGGGTGGCCACTGGCACCTACCTGCCCACCAGGGATATCTCTGGCAACAGTTCCCCCGCTGAGCCGCGGAATAAAACCTTCTTTATTGACAAGGATATTGAAATATACGGTGGCTTCCCTAATACGGGCGACCCCGGCATGGCCGACAGGGATTGGAAAACCTACCACACCATCCTCAGCGGCGACCTCAACGGTGATGATGTGCCAGGGCTATCCGGCAGCAATCTGGTCAGTGATCCATCAAGGGGTGACAACGCCTACTCAGTGGTTTTTACCAGAAACGTCAGTAGTGATTTTGTGTTAGATGGATTTTATATAAAAGATGGAAACGCCAGTATCTCTAGTACCGGTGATTATAAAAGCCCCGCCAGAAGCGGTGGTGGCTGGTACAATGAGGGCAGCCCAACTATTAAGAACTGCTTTTTCCAGTCCAACTCCTGTAGGGCTTCCGGAGGAACGATATTCAATAACGCAAATAACGGAGGTATTGCCAACCCATCCTATTCCGACTGCTCCTTCCTCAATTCCTACTCAAACAACACTGGTGGGACGGTTTTCAACAATGGCACAAGTGGAGGCTCGACCAGTCCCACCTTTACCAATTGTTCATTTGCCAATACAAGTTCGCCGAACTGGGGTGGTACGGTGGTAAACTACGCCATTGGAGGCGTCTCCAACCCGTCATTTGTCAACTGTTCTTTTGCTAACTCCAATTCCGGTGTCTATGGAGGAACACTGTATAACGGTTCAGATTCAGGAGGCACCTGCAACCCCTCATACACCAATTGCACTTTCACCAACTCTCATGCGGGTGACAGGGGAGGAGTGGCCTTTAACCGCAGAAGTACAGGTACCAACCCCAGTACTTGTAATCCAATTTACACCAACTGTATTTTCTGGGGGAGTACTGCTGCTAACACTGGGACTATTTTTTATAACTTAAATGCGAACGTCACTGTTAATAATTCGCTCGTTGAAGATGTGGACTGTACCACCTTTAGCACCAACTCCAATGGGGGCATCACCTGCAACGGCAACATGCTCTTCAACCAAGACCCGCTTTTTGTGGACGCCGCCAATGGTGACCTCCACCTTCAGCCCTGCTCCCCGGCCATTGATGCAGGAACGGCCACTAATGTACAAGACGACCTCGATGGCAACCCCCGTCCTTTCCCCGGAACGGCCGTAGATATGGGGGCTTACGAATACCAAAGCATCCTGTCACCAACGATAACCTGCCCTGCCAACGTCACCGCCGATGTGGATGCGGGCATCTGCTGCGCCACGCTGTCCATCGCTGCCCCAACGGGGGAAGACAATTGTTCCACCCTTACTTTCTCCAATGATTATAATCGGACTAATGACGCCAGCGATGTTTATTTCCCAGGAGAAACCATCGTCACTTGGACCGCTACCAACGGCTTGGGCAACACCTTCACCTGCCAACATAGCGTGACTGTGGAAGACAACGAACCGCCAGTGCTTGGTTACACCGACGAAGTCTGCTATACTGAATACGAGGTCTGTTTGGATGAACAGGCGGCTTATACCGCCCAGCAGATGGCGGAGCTTGAAATATTTATTGCCAATTGCAACGGCGACCCTGCCTGCTTGCAAGAAGCTGCAGGGGAAGCTTTAAAAATTGATGAGAACGCCCGTAAGTTGGTATATAATTGCCTGATTATCCTCAACGGTTGTGAGGTCATTCCAGCAGTGAACAACCAGTTGCCTGACATCGTGGTAGAAGCACCCGCTGGAAGTTGCGAAATCGAACTGAACCCCGGCCCGGTGGTCATGGAAAATTGCGCCACCTTCACCCTCACCAATGATTTCAACAGCAACGGTACGGGAGAGGGAACTTACCCGGTCGGCACCACTGTCGTCACCTGGACGGCCGTTGACCAGTACGGCAACACCAGCACCGTTTCCCGCAGTATCACCGTGATTGGCGAGGGCGATGCTGATTGTGATGGTGTTTCAGACGGTTGTGATATCTGTCCCGGCGGCGATGACTCCGTAGACGCCAATGGGGACGGCATTCCCGATTGCAGCCAGTTGCTTGATTATGAGGATTACAGTCCTGATTGGAAATGCGGCAACAACAAATTATTTATCTGCCATGTGGACGAGTTCGGCAACCGCCGCACGCTTTGCGTCAACAAAAATGCACTCCTAGGCCACCTCTCCCATGGTGACTGGGCAGGCCCCTGTCAGAATTGCGACGGGCAGAATTTGGTGGCACCAAATAAAGATGGCATTGGTACAATAGCAGCGCATGCCGAGTTGAACATTTTCCCAAATCCGGCAAACGGTGAGGTCAGGGTAATATTTGAAAGGCATGCACCAGTTGCTACGCTCCGCATCACGGATGTACTGGGCAGGGTGGTTTACGAAAAAGAATTGGGCGAAGGGGTTGATCGAATGACAATTGACTTGAACAATAGTCAATTTGAAAATGGCCTTTACCTCGTTTCGCTTTTGGAGAACGGGGAAACAAACACAAAGCAATTGGTGGTACTACAATAA